One Heyndrickxia oleronia genomic window, AGGAAAGAAAGGGACAAGGGCAACCAACTGTACCAGCTTTTGAGGTTGAGTTAGAAATTGATGCATATATTCCTGATACGTATATATCTGATGGGCATCAAAAAATTGAAATGTACAAAAGATTTAGAGGTATTACACAGCTTGAGGAAGTAGAGGAATTAAAAGAGGAAATGATGGATCGTTTCGGTGAATACCCGTCACAGGTTGGACTTTTATTTACAGTAGCTGAAATGAAGGTGTATGCACAAGAGGCGATGCTAGAATCAATAAAACAGATAAAGCAGCAAGTAACGATACTAATGTCCGAACAGGGAACACAACAGGTTGATGGTCCAAAGGTGGTCAGTCAATTGAACAAATATGGTCGTGCTGTCGGATTTGGTATGGATGGAAATAAGTTAAAAATTACTTTGAATATAAAAGGTTTGGATCAAGAGAAGTGGCTTTCAGTCGCTTATGAAATTATTAAGGAAGTGAATTCGTCACTTAAAACAAAGGAACATGTTATTTAAACATACTTCTTGAGGCTGTCGAGCTACTCTCGACAGTCTTTTTTATTAGGTAATATTGGTAAATATGATACCGATAAAGGTTTGTAGAGAAGCTTTCTTCTCCACAAGCTGAGGAAAATTATTAAAACATGTTCCCTTTCTGAATATCTAAGGATTAAACATGTTTATTTAGATGGAAAGAAGGGAAATTAAACTATTGAAATGGTTATTTCAACCAGTCGCTATAAAAATGGCTTTCAAAAATGAACTCACATGTATAGAACTTTTTTGTTGAAAGATACTAATGTCAACAGAGGGAAAAGATTCAATAAAAACCAAGGCAATCATTCATTGCCAAAAAATCATCTGATGAAAGTGAGGCAACATAAGATGAAAGCAACTGGAATAGTTCGTCGAATTGATGATTTAGGAAGAGTCGTTATACCAAAGGAAATCCGTAGAACTCTTCGTATCCGTGAGGGTGATCCATTAGAAATTTTTGTGGATCGCGATGGAGAAGTAATCCTTAAAAAATATTCTCCAATTAGCGAATTAAGTGACTTTGCAAAAGAGTATGCAGAAGCATTATATGACAGTCTGGGAAGTCAAATACTAATATGCGATCGAGATGCTGTTATTTCTGTAGCGGGTGTATCGAAAAAGGATTATTTGAATAAGAATATTGGTTCGCCTGTTGAAAAGGTCATGGATGATCGTACCACTCAGATTGTCACACAAAAAGGACAAGTATCACTGATTGATGGATTTGAAGAAGAACTATCTTCCTATACTATTTCACCAATAGTAGCGAATGGCGATCCAATTGGCGCTGTCATTATTTTTTCAAAGGACCGTACACTTGGAGAAGTAGAACAAAAGGCTGCCGAAACAGCATCCGCATTTTTAGCAAGACAGATGGAACAATAGGTAAATACTTTACAAGAAAATATAATCTAGGTAAAGAAGCGGATGATCATACCGCTTCTTTTTATGTCTTGCCATTATTTTTGACTGATTATGCTATAATACAAAAGATTTGTTTTAACTAATTACTTTGTAGATATTATAGGAGAGGTCGAATAACATTGCCTTCAGATAACTCGAGGTTATTTCTTAGGGGTGCGTTAATTTTAACAATTGCAGCAACCATTATAAAGATATTAAGTGCTGTCTATCGTGTACCCTTTCAAAATATAGTCGGTGATACGGGTTTTTATATTTACCAGCAGGTGTATCCGATTTATGGAATAGCTATAGCGCTGGCAACTTATGGATTCCCCGTAATTATATCCAAAATGGTGGCTGATGCGAAGAAAGTAAATGCTAGTGATGCTCACAGTATTGCTTTCGCAGCATTTATCATTTTGGGATTTATCGGTATCATTCTTTTTTCTTTTTTTTATTTCGGCTCACACATAATTGCTCACTGGATGGGAGATCGTCGTCTAGTACCTTTAATTAAGGTAGTAGCTGTCCCTTTCTTAATTATGCCGCTTATTTCTACAATTAGGGGTTATTTTCAGGGAAAGAGGGAGATGTTGCCAACAGCTGTATCTCAAGTAGTCGAGCAGTTCATTCGAGTCATCTGTATTTTGCTTTTATCATATGTGTTAGTTCGTAATGGAGCATCTCTTTATCAGGTAGGAAGGAGTGCTTTCGTTAGTTCTGTTGTTGGAAGTTTATTAGCTGCGGCTATTTTATTATTCTTTTATTTCCGTCATAAGGAAGAAGCATCGTTGCAACTTGGGCAGGCATTTAAATTTATCGGAAAAAAATTTATTATCCAAGGCATAGCCGTTTGTATTAGTGGAGCCCTACTTGTTTTATTGCAGCTAATTGATTCCTTTAATCTGTATTCGCTGCTTACTTCAACAGGCATACCTAGTGAAAAGGCAAAGGTACTAAAAGGAATTTATGACCGTGGCCAGCCATTCATTCAATTAGGGACAGTAGTAGCCACTTCCTTTTCATTAACCTTGGTTCCAGAATTATCTTCCACTCTACATGGCCAGAAAAAGAATTTAGAAGAAAAAATACAATTAGCCTTAAAAGTGAGTGTAGTTTTTGGATTAGGAGCTACTATAGGCTTAATTAGTATTATGGAACCTACAAATACTATGCTTTTTTCAAATCAAGCGGGTTCAAATGTACTAAAGGTTTTTTCAATTTCTATCTTTTTTAGCTCGATGATTTTGACTAT contains:
- the spoVT gene encoding stage V sporulation protein T — translated: MKATGIVRRIDDLGRVVIPKEIRRTLRIREGDPLEIFVDRDGEVILKKYSPISELSDFAKEYAEALYDSLGSQILICDRDAVISVAGVSKKDYLNKNIGSPVEKVMDDRTTQIVTQKGQVSLIDGFEEELSSYTISPIVANGDPIGAVIIFSKDRTLGEVEQKAAETASAFLARQMEQ
- a CDS encoding putative polysaccharide biosynthesis protein, whose product is MPSDNSRLFLRGALILTIAATIIKILSAVYRVPFQNIVGDTGFYIYQQVYPIYGIAIALATYGFPVIISKMVADAKKVNASDAHSIAFAAFIILGFIGIILFSFFYFGSHIIAHWMGDRRLVPLIKVVAVPFLIMPLISTIRGYFQGKREMLPTAVSQVVEQFIRVICILLLSYVLVRNGASLYQVGRSAFVSSVVGSLLAAAILLFFYFRHKEEASLQLGQAFKFIGKKFIIQGIAVCISGALLVLLQLIDSFNLYSLLTSTGIPSEKAKVLKGIYDRGQPFIQLGTVVATSFSLTLVPELSSTLHGQKKNLEEKIQLALKVSVVFGLGATIGLISIMEPTNTMLFSNQAGSNVLKVFSISIFFSSMILTINGILQGLGDLLSSAKFIIIGMIIKVFGNYLLIPQIGTMGASVSTIIALFFILLLSIYKIKRGGIHLNLGSFFIRLLASAGVMAFILQIWTYVFDYFHLTNRIWSLFESLGGVCLGGFCYLYLIGYFKLFREDEVKEIPFGKYLLHKKK